A region from the Lolium perenne isolate Kyuss_39 chromosome 4, Kyuss_2.0, whole genome shotgun sequence genome encodes:
- the LOC127297012 gene encoding probable flavin-containing monooxygenase 1 has product MDQRAKRKRVAIVGAGTTGLAACKHLLARGFRPVVFEAGESVGGLWTRTLASTRLQTPAVAYRYSDFPWPDSADVFPRHDQVVDYLAAYARRFGVDECVRFRSTVIAAEYVGSEPEDAADGWERWAGNGEAFGDGTGVWRLTVRQHGVETSQVHEFDFLILCIGRFGGVPNIPAFPPDGGPEAFGGRVLHSMDLSDMADADAAALVKGKRVAVVGASKTAFEVATECAEANGAGLPCTMVCRNPQWLLHGTNVWGTVNIAYLYMNRFAELMVPRPGSGAASRILAALLAPLAWAISAATGAYYRREIPMREHGMVPGHGFARCVSSCLISMLPDGFYDRVKEGSIVFQRSKSFSFCEDGLQVLDGAGSGNKRRVVPADVVILATGFRGDQKLRDMFVSPRVKDIIAAAPLYRECVHPRVAQMAVLGYAEGLNNIYASEMAAKWVARLLDGGFRLPSVRRMEESCAEWGRYYVRRSGGGGDGQSAWRPCIGAVNLWYNDELCRDMGCEHRRKKGFLAEWFQPYGAVDYADIL; this is encoded by the coding sequence ATGGATCAGAGGGCGAAGCGGAAGCGGGTGGCCATCGTGGGCGCCGGCACGACCGGGCTGGCGGCGTGCAAGCACCTGCTAGCGCGTGGGTTCCGGCCGGTGGTGTTCGAGGCCGGTGAGTCCGTGGGCGGGCTGTGGACGCGCACCCTCGCCTCCACCAGGCTCCAGACGCCCGCCGTCGCGTACCGCTACTCCGACTTCCCGTGGCCGGACTCCGCCGACGTGTTCCCGCGCCACGACCAGGTCGTTGACTACCTGGCAGCCTACGCGCGCCGCTTCGGTGTCGATGAGTGCGTCAGGTTCAGGAGCACCGTCATCGCCGCGGAGTATGTCGGCTCCGAGCCGGAGGATGCGGCCGACGGGTGGGAGCGGTGGGCCGGCAACGGCGAGGCGTTCGGCGATGGCACGGGCGTGTGGCGCCTCACCGTGCGCCAACACGGCGTCGAGACATCGCAGGTGCACGAGTTTGACTTCCTGATCCTCTGCATCGGCAGATTCGGCGGCGTGCCAAACATCCCGGCGTTCCCACCGGACGGCGGCCCGGAGGCGTTCGGTGGGCGGGTGCTCCACTCCATGGACCTGTCTGACATGGccgacgcagacgccgccgcACTGGTGAAGGGCAAGCGCGTGGCCGTCGTGGGGGCCAGCAAGACGGCCTTCGAAGTCGCCACCGAGTGCGCCGAGGCCAACGGCGCGGGGCTGCCGTGCACGATGGTGTGCCGGAACCCGCAATGGCTGCTCCACGGCACGAACGTGTGGGGGACGGTGAACATAGCGTACCTCTACATGAACCGCTTCGCGGAGCTCATGGTCCCCAGGCCCGGTTCCGGCGCTGCCTCGCGCATCCTGGCCGCGCTGCTCGCGCCGCTGGCGTGGGCGATATCTGCGGCGACGGGGGCGTACTACCGGAGGGAGATCCCGATGCGGGAGCACGGCATGGTGCCCGGGCACGGGTTCGCGAGGTGCGTGTCGTCGTGTCTCATCTCCATGCTGCCGGACGGGTTCTACGACCGGGTGAAGGAAGGCAGCATCGTCTTCCAGCGGTCCAAATCATTCAGCTTCTGCGAGGACGGCCTGCAGGTGCTCGACGGTGCCGGCAGCGGCAACAAACGGCGCGTCGTACCGGCCGACGTGGTGATCCTTGCCACCGGCTTCCGCGGCGACCAGAAACTCCGGGACATGTTTGTGTCCCCGCGGGTAAAGGACATCATCGCCGCCGCGCCGCTGTATAGGGAGTGCGTGCACCCGCGGGTCGCGCAGATGGCAGTGCTGGGCTACGCGGAGGGACTGAACAACATATACGCGTCCGAGATGGCGGCCAAATGGGTGGCGCGGCTGCTGGACGGCGGGTTCCGGCTGCCGAGCGTGCGGCGGATGGAGGAGAGCTGCGCGGAGTGGGGCAGGTACTACGTGCGGAGGAGCGGGGGCGGCGGGGACGGGCAGAGCGCGTGGAGGCCGTGCATCGGCGCCGTGAACCTGTGGTACAATGACGAGCTTTGCCGGGACATGGGGTGCGAGCACAGGAGGAAGAAGGGGTTCCTCGCCGAGTGGTTCCAGCCCTACGGGGCCGTCGACTACGCCGACATTCTGTGA